In the genome of Magnolia sinica isolate HGM2019 chromosome 2, MsV1, whole genome shotgun sequence, one region contains:
- the LOC131233459 gene encoding carbon catabolite repressor protein 4 homolog 1-like isoform X1 yields the protein MKGSVEDSWILIVKFPYSTPVVGVEFIPYFRVTKPNIEAPEYTLKYNWYRLESNESNESNEEFLACSVHPTSLAKFQCWPCAMLKIRVEDSCHCSERCFRDSWPHHRARHNDAWGRLGGCGSWSSDDIYPYFLEKTATVVERDDKSWLEVGCSETYVPAAIDVGYILKLECAVVDSVTGNPLAPTNITLTDRVIFPPLPHLRRMIQIGSETQPVRSRTFNVLTYNVLSDHYARLGATRYHYCPKWALTWQYRRQNLLREIIRYDADIICLQEVQSDHFEDFFAPELGRHGYSAIYQKKINPIEFLKTAELRVNALPSNQRKDGARRLMKDNVAVIVVLESTEGGPVPNMLQSGSSQLICKYSHTIQCRIHRCQTNAGCGPFAQCGEYSSQCSYVLLPCSYPCTDLWGSELLSWKVTFLPPLIKLLAVHELVASKSVHPNHPERKDDPFGLFQQTKLSHNMSLVSAYTSFLRTSRNEPDVRRQQTLMDSNTNEPLFTNFSEQFVGTLDYIFYTEDTLVVDGLLELLDEALLREDTALPSPRWSSDHIALMGSFRIRPKTHGALASSSSSSFFPPYV from the exons ATGAAAGGTTCTGTTGAAGATTCTTGGATTCTGATAGTGAAATTTCCATACTCCACTCCGGTCGTCGGCGTTGAATTCATTCCTTACTTCCGCGTCACGAAGCCCAACATTGAAGCTCCTGAATACACATTGAAATACAATTG GTACCGATTGGAAAGTAATGAAAGTAATGAAAGCAATGAAGAATTTTTAGCTTGTTCTGTGCACCCCACTAGCTTGGCAAAGTTTCAGTGTTGGCCCTGTGCAATGTTAAAGATACGGGTTGAGGATAGTTGCCACTGCTCTGAAAGATGTTTTCGTGACTCATGGCCTCACCACCGTGCACGCCACAATGATGCATGGGGCAGGCTGGGGGGCTGTGGCTCTTGGTCTTCTGATGATATATACCCTTATTTCCTTGAAAAAACTGCAACAGTGGTGGAAAGAGATGATAAATCGTGGCTCGAGGTGGGCTGTTCAGAGACCTATGTGCCTGCAGCTATAGATGTTGGCTACATTTTGAAACTAGAATGTGCAGTTGTGGATTCTGTCACTGGAAACCCCTTGGCCCCAACAAACATCACACTGACTGATCGTGTCATTTTCCCACCTCTGCCTCATCTTCGTCGTATGATCCAAATAGGTTCAGAAACTCAGCCCGTGAGGTCCAGAACCTTTAACGTCCTCACCTACAATGTGCTTTCGGACCATTATGCTAGACTGGGTGCCACACGCTACCATTACTGCCCCAAGTGGGCCCTTACATGGCAATATCGCAGGCAGAACTTGCTTCGAGAGATCATCAGATATGATGCTGATATCATTTGTCTTCAAGAG GTACAAAGTGATCATTTTGAGGACTTCTTCGCACCCGAGTTGGGAAGACATGGATACTCAGCTATTTACCAGAAGAAAATCAATCCG attgaatttctcaaaactgcagaACTACGTGTTAATGCACTTCCATCGAATCAGAGGAAAGATGGTGCTAGACGTTTAATGAAG GACAATGTGGCGGTTATTGTGGTATTGGAATCAACGGAAGGTGGCCCAGTTCCTAATATGTTGCAATCCGGAAGTAGCCAATTAATTT GCAAATACTCACATACAATCCAATGTAGAATTCACAGATGTCAAACTAATGCag GTTGCGGACCTTTTGCTCAATGTGGAGAGTATAGCTCACAGTGTAGCTATGTCTTATTGCCGTGCAGCTATCCCTGTACTGATTTGTGGGGATCTGAACTCTTGTCCTGGAAGGTCACTTTTTTGCCTCCACTGATAAAATTGCT TGCTGTGCATGAACTTGTGGCTTCAAAGAGTGTCCATCCAAATCACCCAGAGCGCAAAGATGATCCTTTTGGCTTGTTTCAACAAACAAAGCTTTCTCACAACATGTCTCTg GTTAGTGCATATACATCTTTTCTTCGAACAAGCAGGAATGAGCCTGACGTGAGACGCCAACAGACATTAATGGATTCCAATACCAATGAGCCCTTATTCACTAACTTTAGTGAACAGTTCGTTGGAACGTTAGATTACATTTTCTACACAG AGGATACATTGGTGGTGgatggtcttctagagcttttagATGAGGCGCTTTTAAGAGAGGATACGGCTCTTCCATCGCCCAGATGGTCATCTGATCATATTGCACTCATGGGGAGTTTCCGAATCAGACCAAAAACTCATGGTGcactagcttcttcttcttcttcttcttttttccccccATATGTGTGA
- the LOC131233471 gene encoding sugar transport protein 5 — protein sequence MAGGGFAVNGDVKDFNGGRMTASVVITCIVAASGGLIFGYDIGISGGVTTMESFLKRFFPSVLRKMSNAKQNEYCVFDSQVLTSFTSSLYIAGLLASLAASRVTKALGRQAIMLLGGATFLIGSAINAAAVNVVMLILGRILLGFGVGFTNQATPLYISEVAPPKWRGGFNTAFQFFIGIGVVVANVINYLTSRIHGWGWRLSLGLAAMPAALMTIGTLLIPDTPTSLIQRGKIEQARLALQRAHGPNTDIESKLADLVAADELSRSVKEYPYKIILRRQYRPHLVMSVAIPLFQQMTGINIIAFYAPILFQTVGFGSNSALMAAIILGLVNLGSILVSTFVVDRFGRRFLFMQGGAQMIICQVAVACVLGAKIGASGEGTLSKAYSGAVLMLMCIYAAGFGWSWGPLSWLIPSEIFPMEIRSAGQSISVAVNFAVTFVLAQTFLAMLCHFKYASFLFYAGWILVMTLFIAFFLPETKGVPLESMHSVWKEHWYWSRFVREGKPTCMP from the exons ATGGCGGGAGGAGGATTCGCCGTTAACGGCGATGTTAAGGACTTTAATGGAGGGCGGATGACGGCGTCAGTGGTCATCACCTGCATCGTGGCAGCATCTGGAGGGTTGATTTTTGGGTATGACATCGGAATTTCAG gAGGAGTGACGACTATGGAATCGTTCCTTAAGAGGTTCTTTCCATCAGTGCTAAGGAAAATGTCGAATGCCAAACAGAACGAGTACTGCGTCTTTGATAGCCAAGTACTCACATCATTCACTTCCTCGCTCTACATCGCTGGCCTGCTCGCATCTTTGGCGGCTAGCCGTGTGACCAAAGCTCTGGGCCGCCAGGCCATCAtgttgctaggtggggccaccttcCTTATTGGGTCTGCCATCAATGCCGCTGCAGTCAACGTCGTGATGCTCATCTTGGGGCGGATCTTGCTTGGATTTGGCGTTGGTTTTACCAATCAG GCCACTCCACTCTACATCTCAGAGGTCGCCCCGCCTAAATGGCGGGGCGGGTTCAACACCGCCTTCCAATTCTTCATCGGCATTGGCGTCGTGGTGGCCAATGTCATAAACTATCTCACATCTCGGATCCATGGCTGGGGCTGGCGACTTTCCCTTGGCCTTGCAGCTATGCCTGCTGCTCTCATGACCATCGGCACACTACTCATCCCCGACACACCTACCAGCCTTATCCAGCGCGGGAAGATCGAACAGGCCCGCCTCGCCTTGCAACGGGCCCATGGGCCTAATACTGACATTGAATCCAAGCTAGCTGATCTAGTGGCCGCAGATGAGCTGTCTAGATCTGTGAAAGAATATCCCTACAAGATCATACTTAGACGACAGTACCGTCCACACCTTGTCATGTCCGTGGCGATTCCACTCTTCCAACAGATGACTGGGATAAATATTATAGCGTTCTACGCGCCGATCTTGTTTCAGACAGTTGGATTCGGTAGCAATTCAGCTCTGATGGCGGCCATTATACTCGGTCTGGTCAATCTCGGATCAATCCTAGTGTCTACATTCGTCGTGGACCGGTTCGGACGGAGGTTTTTGTTCATGCAGGGTGGGGCACAGATGATCATTTGTCAG GTGGCCGTGGCCTGCGTGTTGGGAGCCAAGATTGGGGCGTCCGGCGAAGGAACCTTGTCCAAGGCATACTCAGGAGCTGTGCTGATGCTGATGTGCATCTATGCTGCTGGATTCGGGTGGTCATGGGGCCCGCTTAGCTGGCTCATCCCTAGCGAGATATTCCCAATGGAGATCCGATCGGCCGGCCAGAGTATCTCCGTCGCCGTGAACTTTGCAGTCACCTTCGTGCTAGCACAGACCTTCTTGGCCATGCTGTGCCACTTCAAGTACGCGAGTTTTCTATTCTACGCCGGGTGGATACTGGTCATGACGCTCTTCATTGCATTCTTCTTGCCAGAGACCAAAGGAGTGCCTCTCGAGTCCATGCACAGTGTGTGGAAAGAACACTGGTATTGGAGCAGGTTCGTTAGAGAGGGAAAACCTACGTGCATGCCTTAA
- the LOC131233459 gene encoding carbon catabolite repressor protein 4 homolog 1-like isoform X2, which translates to MKGSVEDSWILIVKFPYSTPVVGVEFIPYFRVTKPNIEAPEYTLKYNWYRLESNESNESNEEFLACSVHPTSLAKFQCWPCAMLKIRVEDSCHCSERCFRDSWPHHRARHNDAWGRLGGCGSWSSDDIYPYFLEKTATVVERDDKSWLEVGCSETYVPAAIDVGYILKLECAVVDSVTGNPLAPTNITLTDRVIFPPLPHLRRMIQIGSETQPVRSRTFNVLTYNVLSDHYARLGATRYHYCPKWALTWQYRRQNLLREIIRYDADIICLQEVQSDHFEDFFAPELGRHGYSAIYQKKINPIEFLKTAELRVNALPSNQRKDGARRLMKDNVAVIVVLESTEGGPVPNMLQSGSSQLICVANTHIQSNVEFTDVKLMQVADLLLNVESIAHSVAMSYCRAAIPVLICGDLNSCPGSAVHELVASKSVHPNHPERKDDPFGLFQQTKLSHNMSLVSAYTSFLRTSRNEPDVRRQQTLMDSNTNEPLFTNFSEQFVGTLDYIFYTEDTLVVDGLLELLDEALLREDTALPSPRWSSDHIALMGSFRIRPKTHGALASSSSSSFFPPYV; encoded by the exons ATGAAAGGTTCTGTTGAAGATTCTTGGATTCTGATAGTGAAATTTCCATACTCCACTCCGGTCGTCGGCGTTGAATTCATTCCTTACTTCCGCGTCACGAAGCCCAACATTGAAGCTCCTGAATACACATTGAAATACAATTG GTACCGATTGGAAAGTAATGAAAGTAATGAAAGCAATGAAGAATTTTTAGCTTGTTCTGTGCACCCCACTAGCTTGGCAAAGTTTCAGTGTTGGCCCTGTGCAATGTTAAAGATACGGGTTGAGGATAGTTGCCACTGCTCTGAAAGATGTTTTCGTGACTCATGGCCTCACCACCGTGCACGCCACAATGATGCATGGGGCAGGCTGGGGGGCTGTGGCTCTTGGTCTTCTGATGATATATACCCTTATTTCCTTGAAAAAACTGCAACAGTGGTGGAAAGAGATGATAAATCGTGGCTCGAGGTGGGCTGTTCAGAGACCTATGTGCCTGCAGCTATAGATGTTGGCTACATTTTGAAACTAGAATGTGCAGTTGTGGATTCTGTCACTGGAAACCCCTTGGCCCCAACAAACATCACACTGACTGATCGTGTCATTTTCCCACCTCTGCCTCATCTTCGTCGTATGATCCAAATAGGTTCAGAAACTCAGCCCGTGAGGTCCAGAACCTTTAACGTCCTCACCTACAATGTGCTTTCGGACCATTATGCTAGACTGGGTGCCACACGCTACCATTACTGCCCCAAGTGGGCCCTTACATGGCAATATCGCAGGCAGAACTTGCTTCGAGAGATCATCAGATATGATGCTGATATCATTTGTCTTCAAGAG GTACAAAGTGATCATTTTGAGGACTTCTTCGCACCCGAGTTGGGAAGACATGGATACTCAGCTATTTACCAGAAGAAAATCAATCCG attgaatttctcaaaactgcagaACTACGTGTTAATGCACTTCCATCGAATCAGAGGAAAGATGGTGCTAGACGTTTAATGAAG GACAATGTGGCGGTTATTGTGGTATTGGAATCAACGGAAGGTGGCCCAGTTCCTAATATGTTGCAATCCGGAAGTAGCCAATTAATTTGTGTG GCAAATACTCACATACAATCCAATGTAGAATTCACAGATGTCAAACTAATGCag GTTGCGGACCTTTTGCTCAATGTGGAGAGTATAGCTCACAGTGTAGCTATGTCTTATTGCCGTGCAGCTATCCCTGTACTGATTTGTGGGGATCTGAACTCTTGTCCTGGAAG TGCTGTGCATGAACTTGTGGCTTCAAAGAGTGTCCATCCAAATCACCCAGAGCGCAAAGATGATCCTTTTGGCTTGTTTCAACAAACAAAGCTTTCTCACAACATGTCTCTg GTTAGTGCATATACATCTTTTCTTCGAACAAGCAGGAATGAGCCTGACGTGAGACGCCAACAGACATTAATGGATTCCAATACCAATGAGCCCTTATTCACTAACTTTAGTGAACAGTTCGTTGGAACGTTAGATTACATTTTCTACACAG AGGATACATTGGTGGTGgatggtcttctagagcttttagATGAGGCGCTTTTAAGAGAGGATACGGCTCTTCCATCGCCCAGATGGTCATCTGATCATATTGCACTCATGGGGAGTTTCCGAATCAGACCAAAAACTCATGGTGcactagcttcttcttcttcttcttcttttttccccccATATGTGTGA